From one Flavobacterium kingsejongi genomic stretch:
- a CDS encoding helix-turn-helix domain-containing protein, with translation MRDKDKEYLQNFGANLKKIREDKGFTQAQLAIDSDLDISYISRIENGRISPSLIYLKYLADALGVDMKQLISF, from the coding sequence GTGCGGGACAAAGACAAAGAATATTTACAAAATTTTGGAGCCAACCTTAAGAAAATTCGCGAAGACAAAGGCTTTACTCAAGCCCAGCTTGCTATTGACAGCGATTTGGATATCTCCTATATCAGCCGTATTGAAAACGGCAGGATTAGTCCGTCCCTAATCTATCTCAAATATCTTGCTGACGCACTTGGTGTGGATATGAAGCAATTAATTAGCTTTTAG
- a CDS encoding DNA polymerase III subunit alpha gives MYLNCHSFHSLRYGTIPVEELVQLGIQCKAESMALTDINTVTGIYDFIKLCKAASIKPLVGIEFRCQHTLRYIGLALNREGLGEMNRFLTKHNFEDSPLPILAPAFDNVIVIYPISNAPSNLQENEYIGIKPEELLILYKEKWKNRLEKMVMLHPVTIRNKKEYNLHKILRAIDLNVLGSKLTAEDYCNDSETMLPLSEILEKYTHYPTIVQNTQSIIDQCNFEYEFGIPRNKKYYTKNRNEDMKLLRQIAQQGMVKKYGADNTAAKERVVKELKVIEELEFSGYFLITWDIIRYSNSMGFMHIGRGSGANSIIAYCLGITDICPLELDLYFERFLNVNRKSPPDFDIDWSWKERDIILEYIFSRYGAEHVAFCGTNVEFKYRSIFREVGKVFGLPKEELDVLVKNPMELHDTNKVVKQVQEYGMLLEKYPNQRSMHSCGILISEEPITNFTVLEMPPKGFPIALFDMHVAEDIGFEKFDILSQRGIGHIDDSVKLIRKNRGINVDIRDTSLSKDEALCNQYLSRGKTIGCFYIESPAMRGLLRRLQCNNYKILVAASSIIRPGVAQSGMMKEYIFRHNNPDLFEYFHDVFKEQLGETYGIMVYQEDVIKIALHYGGLPAADGDILRRAMSGKGRSKSALQKVKDNFFECCERQSHPLELSQEIYRQIESFAGYSFCKAHSASYAVESYQSLYLKVHYPIEFMVAVINNQGGFYRTEVYVHEARMSGAIIHNPCVNKSEYETTLYGIDVYLGLMHLEGLEAKIAQHIVTERQLNGEYISLEDFINRIPIGIEGIQILIFIGAFRFTGKTKNQLLVIARLILVNFKPENRSLMLLQEPLQEYSLPVLERSNFEDAFDEIELLSFPVSCTPFNLLQTKFRGSVMAKDLLKHHKKTVKMLAYLISRKHVPTKMGAMYFGTWIDVEGELFDTAHFTDSLKKYPFQGGGCYLLLGNVEVDYHFPTVTIIKMAKMPFIPDPRYSQSSEKQYDIHRNIREDVSMTHRAPYPQEHEIGLPRHKMGNAER, from the coding sequence ATGTACCTCAATTGCCACTCATTTCACAGCCTACGCTATGGCACTATACCAGTTGAAGAATTGGTACAGCTGGGGATTCAATGCAAAGCAGAATCTATGGCACTTACTGACATCAATACGGTAACAGGCATTTACGATTTTATTAAGTTATGTAAAGCTGCATCTATAAAACCACTTGTAGGAATTGAATTTCGGTGCCAGCATACATTGCGATATATTGGTCTAGCCCTAAACCGCGAAGGCTTAGGAGAAATGAACCGATTTTTGACAAAGCATAATTTTGAGGATTCACCGCTTCCAATCCTTGCGCCGGCTTTCGATAATGTTATCGTAATTTATCCTATCAGCAATGCCCCGTCTAACCTACAAGAAAATGAATACATCGGGATCAAGCCTGAAGAGCTTCTTATATTATATAAAGAAAAATGGAAAAACAGGTTAGAGAAAATGGTGATGCTTCATCCTGTTACAATTAGGAATAAAAAAGAATATAACCTTCATAAAATATTACGTGCTATCGATCTAAACGTGCTTGGGTCAAAATTAACTGCGGAGGATTATTGCAATGATTCAGAAACAATGCTGCCTCTTTCAGAAATATTGGAAAAATATACGCATTATCCAACTATCGTTCAAAATACTCAAAGTATCATCGACCAGTGCAATTTTGAATATGAATTCGGAATACCACGTAATAAGAAATACTACACCAAAAATCGAAATGAGGATATGAAACTCCTCAGACAGATTGCCCAACAAGGCATGGTCAAAAAATACGGTGCGGATAATACTGCCGCTAAGGAGCGAGTAGTAAAAGAATTGAAGGTAATTGAAGAACTAGAGTTCAGCGGTTACTTTCTCATTACTTGGGACATTATTCGCTACAGCAATAGCATGGGATTTATGCATATTGGCCGCGGCAGTGGGGCTAACAGCATTATCGCATATTGTTTGGGAATTACCGATATCTGTCCTCTCGAACTGGATTTATATTTTGAACGTTTCTTAAATGTAAACCGTAAGAGCCCTCCGGATTTCGATATTGACTGGTCATGGAAAGAACGTGACATTATATTAGAATATATCTTCAGCCGCTACGGAGCCGAACATGTAGCCTTTTGCGGTACCAATGTCGAGTTTAAATACCGATCAATTTTCAGGGAGGTTGGAAAAGTATTCGGGCTTCCAAAAGAAGAACTTGATGTTCTGGTTAAAAACCCTATGGAACTCCATGACACCAATAAAGTGGTGAAACAAGTACAGGAATATGGAATGCTGCTTGAAAAATACCCTAATCAAAGAAGTATGCATTCATGTGGCATACTCATTTCTGAAGAACCTATTACAAATTTTACAGTGCTGGAAATGCCACCAAAAGGATTTCCAATCGCACTGTTCGATATGCATGTGGCAGAAGATATTGGTTTTGAAAAATTCGATATTTTGAGCCAGCGCGGAATAGGCCATATTGATGATAGTGTCAAACTGATACGTAAGAACCGTGGCATCAATGTCGATATTAGGGACACATCGCTTTCCAAAGATGAGGCTTTATGCAATCAATATTTAAGTCGTGGTAAAACTATCGGCTGTTTTTATATCGAAAGTCCTGCAATGCGCGGGCTTCTTAGAAGACTACAATGCAATAACTACAAGATCCTTGTGGCCGCATCGTCTATTATTCGTCCGGGCGTTGCCCAAAGTGGAATGATGAAGGAATATATTTTCAGGCATAATAATCCAGACCTATTTGAGTACTTCCATGACGTATTTAAGGAGCAGCTCGGTGAGACGTATGGTATAATGGTATATCAGGAAGACGTAATAAAGATAGCCCTGCATTATGGAGGACTTCCCGCGGCAGACGGTGATATTTTGCGCAGGGCAATGAGCGGAAAAGGAAGGTCAAAATCCGCTCTTCAGAAAGTAAAAGATAACTTTTTTGAATGCTGTGAGCGTCAAAGCCATCCTTTGGAACTTAGCCAGGAAATTTATCGCCAGATCGAATCGTTTGCAGGATATTCCTTTTGCAAAGCGCATTCTGCATCCTATGCTGTAGAAAGTTATCAGAGTTTATACCTTAAGGTACATTATCCAATTGAATTTATGGTTGCGGTAATAAATAATCAGGGAGGTTTTTACAGAACTGAAGTTTATGTGCATGAGGCCCGTATGTCAGGTGCAATAATACATAATCCATGCGTAAATAAAAGCGAATATGAAACCACGCTTTATGGCATCGACGTTTACCTTGGGCTAATGCATCTGGAAGGATTGGAAGCTAAAATTGCTCAGCATATAGTTACAGAGCGTCAGTTAAATGGGGAATATATTTCACTGGAAGATTTTATAAATAGAATTCCGATTGGAATCGAGGGAATCCAAATATTAATATTTATCGGAGCGTTTCGTTTCACAGGCAAAACCAAGAACCAGTTATTAGTCATTGCAAGGCTGATACTGGTAAATTTCAAACCTGAAAATCGCAGTTTGATGCTTCTTCAGGAACCGCTACAGGAATACAGCCTCCCTGTATTGGAACGTTCAAACTTTGAGGATGCTTTCGATGAAATTGAATTATTAAGCTTTCCTGTTTCCTGCACGCCATTCAATCTGTTGCAGACAAAATTCAGAGGCAGTGTGATGGCAAAAGACTTATTAAAGCATCACAAAAAAACAGTAAAAATGCTGGCGTATTTGATTTCCCGAAAGCATGTTCCAACCAAGATGGGTGCAATGTATTTCGGAACATGGATAGATGTTGAAGGTGAGCTTTTTGATACGGCACATTTTACAGACAGTCTTAAAAAGTACCCTTTTCAAGGCGGGGGATGTTATCTATTGCTAGGAAATGTTGAGGTTGATTATCATTTTCCTACAGTAACAATAATTAAGATGGCAAAAATGCCCTTTATTCCAGATCCGCGGTATTCTCAAAGCAGTGAGAAGCAGTATGATATACATAGAAATATTCGGGAAGATGTAAGCATGACCCATAGAGCGCCGTACCCGCAGGAGCATGAGATAGGTCTGCCAAGACATAAGATGGGAAATGCCGAAAGATGA
- the dinB gene encoding DNA polymerase IV, with protein sequence MGRAIVHMDLDTFFVSCERLTDSRLNGIPLIIGGGERGVVASCSYEARTFGVRSAMPIKMALRLCPQAKVMKGDMELYSRLSHAVTEVIEEKAPVVEKASIDEFYLDITGMDKFYGSYIWTNELAQSITKETGLPISFALSVNKTVSKIATGEGKPKGNLEIPENMVRPFLNPLSIKKIPMVGDVTFQLLSRIGVRNIQTLSEMPAEVLQQMIGKNGIELWKKANGIDNNPVEPYTERKSISTEHTFLQDTIDLGELKSVLQGMVEKLAFQLRSEEWLTSTVVVKIRYSNFDTETKQCKVQYTSADHILIKNVTELFNKLFQRRMRLRLIGIRFSGLVRGTYQINMFDDTEEMLSLYQAMDRMKTRYGFDAVMRGGGAIFKPNNKNEILKRKK encoded by the coding sequence ATGGGAAGGGCAATTGTGCACATGGATCTGGACACATTTTTTGTGTCCTGCGAGAGGCTTACTGATTCAAGATTGAATGGTATTCCACTGATTATTGGCGGAGGTGAAAGAGGTGTCGTTGCTTCATGTTCTTATGAAGCTAGGACTTTCGGAGTACGTTCTGCAATGCCAATTAAGATGGCGCTGCGTCTTTGCCCGCAGGCAAAAGTAATGAAAGGTGATATGGAATTATATTCTCGCTTATCCCATGCCGTAACTGAAGTTATTGAAGAGAAAGCACCGGTTGTGGAAAAAGCCAGTATTGATGAATTTTATCTTGATATCACCGGTATGGATAAATTCTATGGTTCTTATATATGGACCAATGAACTTGCCCAATCCATTACAAAGGAAACGGGATTGCCTATAAGTTTTGCGTTGTCTGTTAACAAGACTGTATCTAAAATTGCCACCGGAGAAGGAAAGCCTAAAGGAAATCTTGAGATACCAGAAAATATGGTTAGACCATTTCTTAATCCACTGTCCATAAAAAAAATTCCAATGGTTGGCGATGTTACTTTCCAGTTGCTTTCTCGTATCGGTGTCCGCAATATCCAGACACTTTCCGAAATGCCGGCTGAGGTACTACAGCAGATGATTGGCAAAAATGGTATTGAGTTATGGAAAAAAGCAAATGGTATAGATAATAATCCCGTTGAACCCTACACGGAACGCAAATCCATTTCTACAGAACATACTTTCTTGCAGGATACTATAGATCTTGGCGAACTTAAAAGTGTGCTACAGGGCATGGTTGAAAAACTGGCCTTTCAGCTTCGGTCTGAAGAATGGCTTACCTCAACGGTAGTCGTTAAGATACGCTATTCAAATTTCGACACGGAAACCAAGCAGTGTAAGGTACAGTACACTTCTGCAGACCATATACTGATAAAGAATGTGACGGAATTGTTCAATAAACTATTCCAGCGCAGAATGCGTCTTCGCCTGATCGGAATCCGCTTCAGTGGTCTGGTACGTGGTACTTACCAGATAAATATGTTTGATGATACCGAAGAAATGCTTTCGCTGTACCAGGCTATGGACAGGATGAAAACACGCTATGGCTTTGATGCCGTAATGCGCGGAGGTGGTGCCATTTTCAAGCCCAACAATAAAAATGAAATATTAAAGAGAAAAAAATAA
- a CDS encoding XRE family transcriptional regulator: MSLFSDNIRSLRLKKKISQEKVAISLLITRGRYAKYEDGTSEAPYEILKRISKYYQVSIDILLCVDVRKVKIDELVMLENNRVLLPVIVNNDGESFIEIVTQKAQAGYMNGYSDPEYIESLPRISLPFLGSGLHRGFTVDGDSMPPHENGDVIIAKYMERLNELVTGRTYIIMTKNDGIVYKRLNKNKKNVLALESDESFYNPYEVKASDIEQIWEFKCNLGKKDTKRVKVIPGSIEEMFLELKNDIQKLQHKK, translated from the coding sequence ATGTCTTTATTTTCCGACAACATCAGAAGCCTAAGGCTTAAAAAGAAAATTTCTCAGGAAAAGGTCGCTATAAGCCTCCTAATAACACGTGGGAGGTATGCAAAGTATGAAGACGGGACTTCTGAAGCTCCTTATGAAATATTGAAAAGAATATCAAAATATTATCAGGTCAGTATTGACATTCTGCTATGTGTTGACGTAAGGAAAGTCAAAATTGATGAATTGGTTATGCTTGAGAATAACAGGGTTCTATTACCAGTTATAGTGAATAATGATGGTGAAAGTTTTATAGAAATTGTTACGCAAAAAGCCCAGGCTGGCTACATGAACGGATATTCTGATCCGGAATATATTGAAAGCCTGCCTCGTATTTCGCTGCCTTTTTTAGGTTCTGGCCTGCACAGGGGATTTACTGTTGATGGAGATTCCATGCCACCGCATGAGAACGGCGATGTAATTATCGCTAAATATATGGAAAGACTTAACGAGCTTGTTACGGGCAGGACTTATATTATTATGACTAAAAATGATGGGATTGTCTATAAAAGATTGAACAAAAACAAGAAAAATGTATTGGCACTTGAATCTGACGAATCGTTTTATAATCCTTATGAAGTAAAGGCATCAGACATTGAACAGATATGGGAGTTTAAATGCAATTTGGGAAAAAAGGACACTAAGCGGGTAAAAGTTATACCGGGAAGTATTGAGGAAATGTTTTTGGAATTAAAGAATGACATTCAGAAATTACAGCATAAGAAATAA
- a CDS encoding MauE/DoxX family redox-associated membrane protein, translated as MKIPVSYKTTIVYIICLLYTLLFVYAAMSKILDFENFKVQLGQSPLLSAYADYVALAVPTFELIICGLLLVPKSRVFGLFFAYSLMVMFTAYIYIILNFSSFVPCSCGGILEDMSWSQHMVFNLVFILLSIIAVLISQPNLKKINFIFIACTGLLSIAFIFALFYMSENLIHHNNNFTRRFPHFPAVQTQEMDLKADSYYFVGSNNGKIYLGNYTAPLQILEMDNKLKTQTIHNLKINKMKLPFTSIQIKIDAPYFYLIDGNVPCIFKGTISNWEASYIMRGDPYFSQFVATDSSHIAFRTILKKTKTNTLGLFNLNDTINIAFEPKLIQKQIDGVFDTDGQML; from the coding sequence ATGAAAATACCAGTTTCTTATAAAACCACTATCGTCTATATAATTTGCCTCCTTTATACTTTACTTTTTGTATATGCCGCAATGAGTAAAATACTCGATTTCGAAAACTTTAAGGTGCAATTGGGTCAATCTCCTCTATTAAGTGCTTATGCTGATTATGTTGCGCTTGCTGTACCAACTTTTGAATTAATAATATGCGGCTTGCTTTTGGTCCCTAAAAGTAGAGTCTTTGGACTTTTTTTCGCATATAGCTTAATGGTAATGTTTACAGCTTATATCTATATAATTCTCAATTTCAGTTCATTTGTACCATGTTCGTGTGGCGGAATTTTAGAAGATATGTCTTGGAGTCAGCATATGGTATTTAATCTGGTTTTCATTCTGCTTTCAATAATCGCAGTCTTGATATCACAGCCAAATTTAAAAAAAATTAATTTTATATTTATTGCATGTACTGGTCTACTTAGCATTGCATTCATTTTTGCATTATTCTACATGTCGGAAAATTTAATTCATCACAATAACAATTTTACTCGGAGATTTCCACATTTTCCCGCAGTTCAGACACAAGAAATGGACTTAAAGGCTGATTCTTATTACTTTGTAGGTAGTAACAATGGCAAGATTTATCTCGGCAATTACACAGCCCCACTTCAGATTTTGGAAATGGACAACAAGTTGAAAACACAAACTATCCACAATTTAAAAATTAATAAAATGAAGTTGCCATTTACATCAATTCAGATTAAAATAGACGCACCTTATTTCTACTTGATAGATGGTAATGTACCATGTATCTTTAAAGGTACTATATCGAATTGGGAAGCATCTTACATTATGCGTGGCGATCCATATTTCTCACAATTCGTAGCAACAGATTCAAGTCATATTGCTTTCCGTACTATTTTAAAAAAAACAAAAACAAATACGCTTGGCTTATTTAATTTAAACGATACAATAAATATCGCCTTTGAGCCAAAATTAATACAGAAGCAGATTGATGGTGTTTTTGACACGGATGGCCAGATGCTATAA
- a CDS encoding DUF6520 family protein encodes MKTKFFKFILPMAVVAFGLAGAAHTNAMGKTAVALADRWGYTHLEGQNCVITNVMCKTDPGTPCKQGSAQLYDFVSTTSCPNPLNKI; translated from the coding sequence ATGAAAACTAAGTTTTTTAAATTCATCTTACCAATGGCAGTAGTCGCTTTTGGTTTGGCAGGTGCAGCTCATACAAATGCAATGGGCAAAACAGCAGTCGCTTTGGCTGACAGATGGGGCTACACGCACCTTGAAGGTCAAAATTGTGTAATCACCAATGTGATGTGTAAAACTGATCCGGGAACTCCATGTAAACAAGGGTCTGCTCAGCTTTACGATTTTGTCAGCACTACAAGCTGCCCAAATCCTTTGAACAAAATTTAA
- the istA gene encoding IS21 family transposase yields the protein MANKITDMSKIRKVIKFYCNGKSKLFISSYLSLSRNTVKKYISLFEVLELSFELIDQKTDAELELLFSQTSVEAISPRLQTLYDFFPKMERELKKVGVTVQHMWEQYIAVNPDGYRTSQFHYHYNIWGKRVNPVMHMNHKAGDKMYVDYAGKTLSIIDIDTGEVKEVQFFVAILGASQYTYAEASMSQQKENFVDSVENAMRFFEGTPAAIVPDNLKSAVIKSSRFEPTINETLADLAEHYETTILPARAYRPRDKSLVEGAVKILYRRIYVTIKETKFFSLEELNQQIWDLLDSHNNRKLTGRPYSRFELFLEDEKEKLRPLPQDRFEIKYQSFATVMQNGHVQLSQDKNYYSVPYQYVKKKAKLLYTKSTVEIYYKYNRIAVHPRNYKPYVYTTTPEHLASTHQFVAQWSAARFIEWANNIDESVGEYIMQIIESRNHPEQAYKSCLGILNFEKKVGRQRLINACRRALDFKIYNFKTIQNILENNLDHIDFDQEPEQELPDHSNIRGKHYYN from the coding sequence ATGGCAAACAAAATAACAGACATGAGTAAAATTAGAAAAGTAATTAAATTCTATTGTAATGGAAAGAGTAAGTTATTTATAAGTAGCTACTTATCCCTTTCAAGAAATACGGTAAAGAAATATATTTCTTTATTTGAAGTTCTCGAATTAAGCTTTGAATTAATCGACCAAAAAACCGATGCAGAGCTGGAACTTTTATTCTCCCAGACTAGTGTAGAGGCCATTAGCCCGAGATTACAGACACTTTATGATTTTTTTCCTAAAATGGAACGTGAACTAAAAAAAGTTGGCGTTACCGTACAGCATATGTGGGAACAATATATTGCTGTAAATCCTGATGGTTATCGAACTTCACAATTTCATTATCATTACAATATATGGGGCAAACGAGTTAATCCGGTCATGCATATGAACCATAAGGCTGGTGATAAAATGTATGTTGATTATGCCGGAAAGACACTCTCAATTATTGATATAGATACTGGAGAAGTCAAAGAAGTACAATTTTTTGTAGCAATATTGGGCGCTAGCCAATACACGTATGCTGAAGCTTCCATGAGCCAGCAAAAGGAAAACTTTGTTGACTCGGTAGAAAATGCCATGCGCTTTTTTGAAGGCACTCCTGCCGCCATTGTTCCAGATAATTTAAAATCTGCCGTAATAAAAAGCAGTCGTTTTGAACCGACAATCAATGAAACCCTGGCTGATTTAGCAGAACATTACGAAACCACAATTTTACCTGCCAGAGCTTACAGGCCCAGAGACAAGTCACTAGTTGAAGGAGCTGTTAAGATATTATATCGAAGGATTTATGTAACCATAAAAGAAACTAAGTTCTTTTCTCTGGAAGAATTAAACCAGCAGATCTGGGATTTACTTGACTCTCACAATAACAGAAAACTGACAGGACGCCCTTATTCCCGCTTTGAATTATTTTTAGAAGACGAGAAAGAAAAACTGCGTCCACTCCCACAAGATCGTTTTGAAATTAAATACCAGTCTTTTGCAACAGTAATGCAAAACGGTCATGTTCAATTAAGCCAGGACAAAAACTATTACAGCGTTCCGTATCAATATGTAAAGAAGAAAGCCAAGCTGTTATATACCAAATCAACAGTAGAGATTTATTATAAATACAATCGAATAGCTGTACATCCAAGAAACTACAAACCTTATGTCTATACAACAACTCCTGAGCATTTAGCCAGTACACATCAATTTGTAGCCCAATGGAGTGCTGCCCGCTTCATTGAATGGGCTAATAATATTGATGAGTCAGTAGGAGAATATATAATGCAGATAATCGAAAGCAGAAATCATCCAGAACAGGCTTATAAAAGCTGTTTAGGAATACTGAATTTTGAAAAAAAGGTAGGCAGACAGCGATTAATAAATGCCTGCAGGCGGGCACTTGATTTTAAAATTTACAATTTTAAGACCATACAAAACATTTTAGAAAACAACTTGGATCATATTGATTTTGATCAAGAACCTGAGCAGGAACTTCCCGATCACAGTAACATAAGAGGAAAACACTATTATAACTAA
- the istB gene encoding IS21-like element helper ATPase IstB: MNESTVTKMKQMKLYGMFNAFKTAIESGKTDHYTLDQFVSMIIDAEWDERYNRRIERSITNAKFHYKSNIESINFDVSRNLDRNMVLRLAECEFIEKNENILITGSTGVGKSYLGTALGYQACIQGFKVSYFNTSKLFARLKMAKADGTYLRELTKIQRQDVIILDDFGLQALDSHNRITLLEIIEDRHNNGSIIVTSQIPVQGWYDIIGEKTIADAILDRLIHQSHRLELHGESMRKKRGINKE; this comes from the coding sequence ATGAATGAATCCACAGTAACCAAAATGAAACAAATGAAGCTTTATGGCATGTTTAATGCTTTTAAAACAGCCATTGAAAGCGGGAAAACAGATCATTATACCCTTGACCAGTTTGTATCGATGATTATTGATGCAGAATGGGATGAAAGGTACAATCGTCGTATTGAACGAAGTATCACTAATGCCAAATTCCATTACAAATCAAATATTGAAAGTATCAATTTTGATGTATCACGTAACCTGGACCGAAACATGGTACTGCGTCTGGCAGAATGCGAATTTATAGAGAAAAACGAAAACATTTTAATCACTGGAAGCACCGGTGTCGGTAAAAGTTATTTAGGTACTGCATTAGGTTATCAAGCCTGTATACAGGGTTTTAAGGTAAGTTATTTTAATACCTCAAAATTGTTCGCTAGACTAAAAATGGCTAAAGCAGATGGTACTTATCTACGGGAACTTACCAAAATACAAAGACAGGATGTTATAATACTTGATGATTTTGGACTCCAGGCACTTGACAGCCATAACCGAATTACTCTTTTAGAGATCATAGAGGACAGGCATAATAACGGCTCTATAATCGTGACATCACAAATACCAGTTCAAGGCTGGTATGATATAATTGGAGAAAAAACGATAGCCGATGCAATATTAGACAGACTTATACACCAATCTCATAGGCTTGAATTACATGGAGAATCCATGAGAAAGAAAAGAGGAATAAACAAAGAGTGA
- a CDS encoding recombinase family protein: MKSAILYIRVSTDEQADKGYSQRDQDERLRRYCSTQNIQVDTAIFEDHSAKSFKRPEWERLLAGLKKSKIRPDYILFTKWDRFSRNAGDAYQMINTLNGLGVEPQAVEQPLDLTIPENKMMLAIYLAAPEVENDRRALNTFYGMRRARKEGRVLGLAPYGYINRTKENGKKYIALKEPEASNLQWAFKEIAKGVLAADQVRLAINKRGGRKISKSAFHVSLRNAVYCGKVFIRKFKDEDAHFVPGLHEPLITEALFYKVQNIIDANVRHSRPQTKISSDDNLPLRGFLVCPDCGRNLTGSASKGSKGGYYYYYHCIPKCGFRKSAVKANAIFESDLEKYEFPTVIQEILHDAMMLNYKNFGSVFEKRRSEIAIEIDRFTVKLTKARELLLAEKLDAEDYREIKEECKKNIEGLEDELSAYMTEEKTHDIKKSLNDALTCLSKLSNVYKEGDSEIKRKIISSIYPEKLIFDGYTYRTPRTNVIAESMLLINKGLENKKNRTSKSFSYLSGVVAPPRIELGSKV, translated from the coding sequence ATGAAAAGTGCAATTTTATATATCCGCGTTTCAACTGATGAGCAGGCGGATAAAGGATACTCGCAGCGCGATCAGGATGAGCGTCTGCGCAGATACTGCAGTACCCAAAATATACAGGTCGATACAGCTATTTTTGAAGATCATTCAGCAAAATCCTTTAAACGTCCAGAGTGGGAACGGCTCCTTGCCGGTCTGAAAAAAAGCAAGATAAGACCTGATTATATTCTCTTTACTAAGTGGGATCGTTTCAGCAGAAACGCAGGAGACGCATATCAGATGATAAATACACTTAATGGTCTTGGTGTTGAACCACAGGCAGTAGAGCAGCCGCTTGACTTAACAATCCCAGAAAACAAAATGATGCTTGCGATATATCTTGCGGCCCCGGAAGTTGAGAACGACAGGAGAGCACTGAATACCTTTTATGGTATGAGGCGCGCGAGAAAAGAAGGCAGGGTATTGGGGCTTGCGCCATATGGTTATATTAATCGTACAAAAGAAAATGGTAAAAAGTACATAGCTCTTAAAGAACCTGAAGCAAGCAATTTGCAGTGGGCTTTTAAAGAAATTGCTAAAGGGGTACTTGCTGCGGATCAGGTTCGACTTGCTATCAACAAAAGAGGCGGACGAAAAATAAGCAAGAGTGCTTTTCATGTATCGCTACGCAATGCTGTCTACTGTGGAAAGGTTTTTATTCGAAAATTTAAAGATGAAGACGCTCACTTTGTCCCTGGTCTGCATGAGCCTTTGATTACTGAGGCATTATTTTATAAAGTTCAGAATATAATTGATGCCAATGTGAGGCATTCGCGGCCACAGACAAAAATATCGTCAGACGATAATCTTCCTCTACGAGGGTTTCTTGTATGTCCTGACTGTGGCAGAAACCTAACCGGCAGTGCCTCAAAAGGTTCAAAGGGAGGATATTACTATTATTATCACTGCATACCCAAATGCGGGTTTAGGAAAAGTGCTGTCAAGGCAAATGCAATATTTGAGAGTGATTTGGAAAAATATGAATTTCCTACTGTTATTCAAGAGATACTACATGATGCTATGATGCTTAATTATAAAAACTTTGGCTCCGTATTCGAAAAAAGGAGAAGTGAAATTGCGATAGAAATTGATCGTTTTACAGTGAAACTTACAAAGGCACGAGAACTGCTACTAGCAGAGAAACTTGATGCAGAAGATTACAGAGAAATAAAAGAGGAGTGTAAAAAGAATATAGAAGGATTAGAAGATGAATTATCAGCTTATATGACTGAAGAAAAAACTCATGATATTAAGAAAAGCCTAAATGATGCACTAACATGCCTTTCAAAGCTGTCAAACGTATATAAAGAGGGAGATAGTGAGATTAAGAGAAAAATAATAAGTTCGATATACCCTGAAAAATTGATTTTTGATGGATACACGTATCGAACCCCGAGAACCAATGTTATTGCGGAAAGTATGTTGCTGATTAATAAAGGCTTAGAGAATAAAAAAAACCGAACAAGTAAGTCGTTTTCTTACTTGTCCGGTGTAGTAGCCCCGCCAAGAATCGAACTTGGATCAAAAGTTTAG